A single Salvelinus sp. IW2-2015 unplaced genomic scaffold, ASM291031v2 Un_scaffold2998, whole genome shotgun sequence DNA region contains:
- the LOC112075136 gene encoding LOW QUALITY PROTEIN: protein FAM171B-like (The sequence of the model RefSeq protein was modified relative to this genomic sequence to represent the inferred CDS: inserted 2 bases in 1 codon) — MTKKAETRPPFLLLCLISRSYVFGSRLPLAMPADRLYLLFSLVVISCGAGVVRAAPEGGVLRGLPTLLAAEDNAXPTVPDGSITGQTALYQFRFVCPNTRAALCLRVLVKDQVTGGAWVGPRWRVFVNHTLSSQALTGERGEVLLRVPYSLGLSLTIVASMEGYVLTPLPWRTTKRPIFSSVTLSLLPQNQGNIWLFDDSVLITGKLPDFSYQPSVQFPKSHLMLSDGSNTSTVMAYLTVPQRHLGKDCVNCTPGIIHNKSVAGDAAVSTLLYSGGQEVQVKGPIQISLPLAHTTNLRPSDTLPAWDFNNQAGAWENQGLGIVKMVGDHLVWTYIASHLGYWIAAPLPSSNGYMGHASSMEFLSYHTYLLIGILGGTLVIVLGFLAVLLCQCGGSGSSQGPRRRRRARFSKLSVLKKDQTTSTHMEEGHAMMSFHPGDRAHGLASRSVQCDPSAPRHNKANYNIYVEDPGRGSALLYENVGSGAKGPQASHHYVNSEEVARLRERSREEQNRAHLGGGAQLLHLYNQPVAILQAPERFSSQGGEQQGSGCKSATFPRNGGAYDTHSHSEQGGQDSYTQTLPKNPHHAQGANPQQGGQDQPQALETTPQGPASNPGAWGRYSSLPESSVSVPGTLNEAAGMRAFSSGMGGPSELQGISERTLLELTRGKASSPHPRAWFVSLDGKPAASVRHSIIELQGRHPRPPSSNDTSLDSGVDMNEPQQSVREAERERPSIRGSFPHHSRGRYSEEQDLSSSESGTTATCTPEDPYLRNILDGSSGAIPNIPEERDGMDTSSAQEDSESRGTPPPRRLRKVREKGRAEKRSARHHVREERLVKRS; from the exons ATGACAAAGAAAGCGGAGACTAGGcctccattcctccttctctgtctcatttCGCGCAGTTATGTCTTTGGTTCGCGGCTCCCTCTCGCCATGCCTGCGGACCGCCTGTACCTGCTTTTCTCGCTGGTTGTGATCTCCTGCGGGGCTGGCGTCGTGAGGGCGGCGCCGGAGGGTGGTGTCCTCCGCGGCCTACCCACGCTGCTGGCCGCCGAGGACAATGC TCCCACTGTCCCAGACGGGTCCATCACCGGCCAGACGGCCCTTTATCAGTTCAGATTCGTCTGCCCTAACACCAG AGCCGCCCTTTGCCTGAGGGTCCTGGTGAAGGATCAGGTGACCGGCGGCGCCTGGGTGGGGCCCAGGTGGAGGGTGTTTGTCAACCACACCCTGAGTAGCCAGGCCCTgactggggagaggggagaggtgctGCTCAGGGTCCCCTACAGCCTGGGCCTCAGCCTCACCATTGTAGCTAGCATGGAGGGATACGTCCTCACCCCGTTGCCCTGGAGGACCACCAAGAGACCTA tattctcCTCAGTGACCTTATCGCTGCTCCCTCAAAACCAAGGCAACATCTGGCTGTTTGACGACTCCGTGCTCATCACTGGGAAGTTACCTG ACTTCTCCTACCAGCCCAGCGTTCAGTTCCCCAAGAGTCACCTGATGCTCTCAGACGGCAGTAACACCTCCACAGTGATGGCCTACCTGACTGTGCCACAGCGCCACCTAGGCAAGGACTGTGTCAACTGCACCCCAGGCATCATTCACAACAAGTCAG TTGCGGGCGATGCAGCGGTCAGCACTCTGCTGTACTCTGGTGGTCAGGAGGTCCAGGTGAAAGGCCCCATCCAGATCTCCCTGCCCCTGGCACACACCACCAACCTGAGGCCCTCGGACACCCTCCCTGCCTGGGACTTCAACAACCAAG CAGGTGCYTGGGAGAACCAGGGTCTGGGGATAGTGAAGATGGTTGGAGATCATCTGGTCTGGACMTACATTGCTTCTCACCTGGGTTACTGGATCGCTGCACCCCTACCCTCCTCCAACG GTTATATGGGCCATGCCAGCTCAATGGAATTCCTCTCCTACCACACCTACCTGCTCATAGGAATACTGGGTGGGACWCTGGTTATAGTCTTGGGGTTTCTGGCTGTGCTGCTGTGTCAATGTGG AGGTTCAGGTTCCTCTCAGgggccgaggaggaggaggagagcacgRTTCTCTAAGCTGTCCGTTCTGAAGAAGGACCAGACCACCTCCACCCACATGGAGGAGGGCCATGCCATGATGTCCTTCCACCCCGGAGACAGAGCCCACGGCCTGGCCTCGCGCAGCGTCCAGTGTGACCCCTCCGCTCCCAGGCACAACAAAGCCAACTACAACATCTATGTGGAAGACCCCGGGCGTGGGTCCGCCCTCCTGTATGAAAATGTGGGGAGCGGGGCCAAGGGACCCCAGGCATCACACCACtacgtcaacagtgaggaggtGGCCAGGCTGAGGGAGAGGTCCAGAGAGGAGCAGAACAGAGCCCACCTGGGTGGAGGTGCTCAGCTGCTCCACCTTTACAACCAGCCTGTGGCCATCCTCCAGGCCCCGGAGCGCTTCAGCAGCCAGGGTGGGGAGCAGCAAGGATCAGGCTGCAAGTCGGCCACCTTCCCCCGCAACGGAGGAGCCTATGACACCCACTCCCACTCTGAGCAGGGCGGTCAGGACAGctacacccagaccctccctaagAACCCCCACCATGCCCAGGGAGCCAACCCCCAGCAGGGCGGCCAGGACCAGCCCCAGGCCCTGGAGACCACTCCCCAAGGCCCAGCCTCTAATCCTGGGGCGTGGGGCCGTTACAGCAGCCTCCCGGAGTCCTCCGTTTCCGTCCCCGGTACTCTGAACGAGGCGGCTGGAATGAGGGCCTTCAGCAGTGGGATGGGGGGCCCCAGTGAACTTCAGGGGATATCAGAGCGAACACTCCTGGAGTTGACCCGAGGCAAGGCCTCGTCGCCTCACCCCAGGGCCTGGTTCGTCTCCCTGGATGGGAAACCAGCCGCCTCRGTCCGCCACTCCATCATAGAGCTCCAGGGACGCCACCCACGGCCCCCCAGCAGCAAYGACACCAGCCTGGACTCTGGCGTGGACATGAATGAGCCCCAGCAGAGTGTGAGGGAGGCGGAGCGAGAGAGGCCTTCCATCCGGGGCTCGTTCCCCCACCACAGCAGAGGGCGCTACAGCGAGGAGCAGGACCTGAGCAGCAGTGAGAGCGGCACCACCGCCACCTGCACCCCTGAAGACCCCTACCTGAGGAACATTCTGGACGGGAGCAGCGGGGCCATTCCCAATATCCCGGAGGAGAGGGACGGGATGGACACGTCCAGTGCACAGGAGGACAGTGAGTCGAGGGGGACACCGCCCCCACGCAggctgaggaaggtgagggagaaggggagggccGAGAAGAGAAGYGCCAGGCACCATGTCAGAGAAGAGAGGCTGGTCAAACGGAGCTAA
- the LOC112075134 gene encoding P2Y purinoceptor 8 has translation MNTSSEAVARGXNNATLEMLVSPVMTVAVPVIYLXVFVCSTPCNLLSLVALLNVHYKRHTPTSVFAINLSLADLLYSAFLPLQVLYHLWGNDWPWGAALCGLTTTALNCNMHCSVLTTCAIALERYCGVVRPLRTKHWRTARRATIACVLIWAFVLITQTPLXXRDLTLRVVELXITTCFDVLPRXLFIHQSVAYXYFLVVLLMFYVLPLAVLVSCYVAVARGLHRSLPTAAEGSDGKREVLSRRRAQTTVALATLCFVVCYLPTITLHGLHLVFHAQGKSLYRYYKLALSINSLNCCFDPFVYYFASREFRLALRRLLGRCVPLGEGEELGTSELVSMTG, from the exons ATGAACACCTCCTCAGAAGCGGTGGCCAGAGGGSTCAACAACGCCACCCTGGAGATGCTGGTCAGTCCTGTGATGACCGTGGCTGTGCCTGTTATTTACCTGKCTGTGTTTGTGTGCAGTACCCCCTGCAACCTGCTGTCTCTGGTAGCGCTGCTGAACGTCCATTACAAACGCCACACTCCCACGTCTGTGTTTGCCATCAACCTGTCGCTGGCAGACCTGCTCTACAGCGCCTTCCTGCCCCTACAG gtgttgtACCACCTGTGGGGTAATGACTGGCCGTGGGGCGCTGCCCTCTGTGGCCTCACCACCACAGCCCTCAACTGCAACATGCATTGCTCCGTYCTCACCACCTGTGCCATYGCGCTCGAGCGYTACTGCGGTGTCGTACGCCCRCTACGCACCAAACACTGGCGCACCGCCCGGAGAGCCACCATCGCCTGCGTCCTCATCTGGGCATTTGTTCTGATTACTCAGACRCCCTTGSTCCWCCGTGACCTCACCCTYCGGGTCGTCGAGCTAARCATCACRACCTGCTTCGACGTGCTTCCRCGTRAACTGTTCATTCACCAATCAGTAGCCTATYTCTACTTCCTAGTGGTTCTGCTGATGTTCTACGTGTTGCCGTTAGCCGTCCTGGTCAGCTGTTACGTTGCCGTGGCGAGAGGCCTGCACAGGTCGTTGCCGACGGCAGCTGAAGGCAGTGATGGTAAGAGGGAAGTGTTGTCAAGGCGACGGGCTCAGACCACAGTCGCCTTGGCAACCCTGTGCTTTGTGGTGTGTTACCTACCAACSATCACCCTTCATGGCCTGCACTTAGTCTTCCACGCCCAGGGCAAGAGYCTGTACAGATACTAYAAACTAGCGCTGAGCATCAACAGCCTCAACTGCTGCTTTGACCCGTTTGTGTACTACTTTGCGTCGAGGGAGTTCCGGCTGGCTCTGAGGAGGCTGCTGGGGCGGTGTGTCCcactgggagagggggaggagcttGGCACCTCTGAGCTGGTGTCCATGACTGGGTAG